From a region of the Thermus caldilimi genome:
- a CDS encoding 2-oxoacid:ferredoxin oxidoreductase subunit beta, translating into MLELKLADYKAEKQPDWCPGCGDYGILSALQMALFELRKDPSQTAVFSGIGCSAKTPHYLNVYGVHTLHGRVLPVAQGAKLANPHLTVVAVGGDGDGLGIGAGHFVAAGRRNVDMLYILYDNEVYGLTKGQAGPTLGLGEKTKSLPKPNPQGRINPLLLAFSAGYTWIGRGYAYDVKGLKELIKEGIQHRGLAFLHVLQPCPTYNDLHTKEWFAPRIYRLQEEGYDSHVPEGLPPEELDRKMARFQEKAAEWGERIPIGVFWKAEVPTFEERLRAYLPRYPEVYPALGQKEALDLEGLLKEFAL; encoded by the coding sequence ATGCTGGAGCTCAAGCTCGCCGACTACAAAGCGGAGAAACAGCCCGACTGGTGCCCGGGCTGTGGGGACTACGGGATCCTCTCGGCCTTGCAGATGGCCCTCTTCGAGTTGCGGAAAGACCCCAGCCAAACCGCGGTCTTCTCCGGGATCGGCTGCTCGGCCAAGACCCCCCACTACCTCAACGTGTACGGGGTTCACACCCTCCACGGCCGCGTCCTCCCCGTGGCCCAGGGGGCCAAGCTGGCCAACCCCCACCTCACGGTGGTGGCGGTGGGCGGGGACGGGGATGGCCTGGGCATCGGGGCGGGGCACTTCGTGGCCGCGGGCCGCCGCAACGTGGACATGCTCTACATCCTCTACGACAACGAGGTCTACGGCCTTACCAAGGGGCAGGCGGGGCCCACCCTGGGCCTGGGGGAGAAGACCAAAAGCCTGCCCAAGCCCAACCCCCAAGGGCGCATTAACCCCCTGCTCCTGGCCTTCTCCGCCGGTTACACCTGGATCGGGCGGGGCTACGCCTACGACGTGAAGGGCCTGAAGGAGCTCATCAAGGAGGGCATCCAGCACCGAGGCCTGGCCTTCCTCCACGTCCTCCAGCCCTGTCCCACCTACAACGACCTGCACACCAAGGAGTGGTTCGCCCCCCGCATCTACCGGCTCCAGGAGGAGGGCTACGACTCCCATGTTCCCGAAGGGCTTCCCCCGGAGGAGCTAGATCGTAAGATGGCGCGGTTCCAGGAAAAAGCAGCGGAGTGGGGAGAACGGATCCCCATAGGGGTCTTCTGGAAGGCGGAGGTGCCCACCTTTGAGGAGCGCCTCAGGGCCTACCTCCCCCGCTACCCCGAGGTTTACCCCGCCCTGGGGCAGAAGGAGGCCTTGGACCTCGAGGGGCTCCTTAAGGAGTTTGCCCTCTAG
- a CDS encoding 5-formyltetrahydrofolate cyclo-ligase — protein sequence MTLGELREEVWNTLARYDLALHPTPPHGHHPNFLGAKRAAEHLLRTPEFQRARLILAGMDAVLKPLREEALKAGKALLLPHPDRPGEFLLLKDVDPRRLKRVREAYRHGVKVELKGQPIDLVLIGAVAVDEEGGWVGKGYGFPQAWLAVEAPFATLAHALMVYPKLPVEPERRVDLIATPARLIRP from the coding sequence ATGACCCTAGGCGAGCTCAGGGAAGAGGTCTGGAACACCCTGGCCCGCTACGACCTGGCCCTCCACCCCACGCCCCCCCACGGCCACCACCCCAACTTTCTGGGGGCCAAGCGGGCAGCGGAACACCTCCTCCGCACCCCGGAGTTTCAGAGGGCCAGGCTCATCCTGGCGGGGATGGACGCGGTGCTGAAACCCTTGAGGGAGGAGGCCCTAAAGGCGGGCAAGGCCCTCCTCCTCCCCCACCCCGACCGCCCGGGGGAGTTCCTCCTCCTCAAGGACGTGGACCCCAGGCGGCTCAAGCGGGTGCGGGAGGCCTACCGCCACGGGGTGAAGGTGGAGCTGAAGGGCCAGCCCATCGACCTGGTCCTTATCGGGGCCGTGGCCGTGGACGAGGAGGGGGGGTGGGTGGGGAAGGGCTACGGCTTTCCCCAGGCCTGGCTCGCCGTGGAAGCGCCCTTCGCCACCCTGGCCCACGCCCTCATGGTCTACCCCAAGCTCCCCGTGGAGCCGGAGCGCCGGGTGGACCTCATCGCCACCCCAGCGCGGCTCATCCGGCCCTAG
- a CDS encoding type II toxin-antitoxin system VapC family toxin yields MSFLVLDASFLVRLLLAESEETPAVQHYREWKAKELEMALPSLALYEAANALYRYARAGETTLGEAQTLWRQALRLGFRYFQEPWIHTRALELGHELGLGAVYDAHYLALAEGLAAPFWTADRRLYQKALEGQAKGLLPGVSLHLLGP; encoded by the coding sequence GTGAGCTTCTTGGTCCTGGACGCTAGCTTCCTGGTGCGCCTCCTCTTGGCGGAGTCGGAGGAGACCCCCGCCGTCCAGCACTACCGGGAGTGGAAGGCCAAGGAACTGGAGATGGCCCTCCCCAGCCTGGCCCTTTACGAGGCAGCCAACGCCCTGTACCGCTACGCCCGAGCTGGGGAAACGACCCTGGGGGAAGCCCAGACCCTTTGGCGCCAAGCCCTGCGCCTGGGCTTCCGCTACTTTCAGGAGCCCTGGATCCACACCCGGGCCTTGGAGCTGGGCCACGAGTTGGGGCTGGGAGCGGTCTACGACGCCCACTACCTGGCCTTGGCCGAAGGGCTTGCCGCCCCCTTTTGGACGGCGGACCGGAGGCTATACCAGAAGGCCCTCGAGGGGCAGGCCAAGGGCCTCCTGCCGGGGGTTTCCCTTCACCTCCTAGGCCCATGA
- a CDS encoding type II toxin-antitoxin system Phd/YefM family antitoxin produces MSATEARVHFGEVLRRVSEGEVILVEGRGKPLAVILSPEAYERLKGEGEDPLRAILSVNRNIRQRLGQPLTPPEEVIRAMREERDRELLGPGR; encoded by the coding sequence ATGAGCGCCACCGAGGCCCGGGTCCACTTCGGGGAGGTACTCCGGCGGGTAAGCGAGGGAGAGGTGATCCTGGTGGAGGGGCGGGGCAAGCCCTTAGCGGTCATCCTCTCCCCTGAGGCCTACGAGCGCCTGAAGGGGGAGGGAGAGGACCCCCTAAGGGCCATCCTCAGCGTGAACCGGAACATCCGGCAGCGCCTAGGCCAACCCCTTACCCCCCCGGAAGAGGTGATCCGGGCCATGCGGGAGGAGCGGGACCGTGAGCTTCTTGGTCCTGGACGCTAG
- the dnaE gene encoding DNA polymerase III subunit alpha, with protein MGSRLRFAHLHQHTQFSLLDGAAKLSDLLEWVKKVSPEDPALAMTDHGNLFGAVEFYKKATAMGIKPIIGYEAYVAAESRFDRKRGKGLDGGYFHLTLLAKDFKGYQNLVRLASRAYLEGFYEKPRIDREILKEHAEGLIALSGCLGAEIPQFILQDRLDLAEARLNEYLSIFGDRFFIEIQNHGLPEQRKVNQVLREFARKYGLGMVATNDGHYVRKEDARAHEVLLAIQSKSTLDDPERWRFPCDEFYVKTPEEMRAMLPEEEWGDEPFDNTVEIARMCNVDLPIGDKMTYRIPRFPLPEGRTEAQYLRELTFKGLLARYPDRITEGFYREVFRLLGKMPPHGDGEALAEALAQLEGKAWEALLLKLPPLEGVREWTAGAILHRALYELSVIERMGFPGYFLIVQDYINWARKNGVSVGPGRGSAAGSLVAYAVGITNIDPLRFGLLFERFLNPERVSMPDIDTDFSDRERDRVIQYVRGRYGEDKVAQIGTFGSLASKAALKDVARVYGIPHKKAEELAKLIPVQFGKPKPLAEAIELVPELKAEMEKDPRVREVLEVAMRLEGLNRHASVHAAGVVIAAEPLTDLVPLMRDQEGRPVTQYDMGAVEALGLLKMDFLGLRTLTFLDEAKKIVKESKGVELDYDRLPLDDPKTFALLARGETKGVFQLESGGMTATVRGLKPRRLEDIIALVSLYRPGPMEHIPTYIRRHHGQEPVSYVEFPHAEKYLRPILEETYGIPVYQEQIMQIASQVAGYSLGEADLLRRAMGKKKVEEMQKHRERFVRGAKERGVPEEEANRLFDMLEAFANYGFNKCLPGRARVLDYRTGKRVPIEAIVRGEAKGVWVVSLDESTLRLVPRPVVAAFESGRAMVYRLRTATGRVLEATANHPLYTPEGWRELGALRPEDFVALPRHLPYQPSEDLKPHELDLLGFALSEGNLRHPSGFYLYTSSEEELAAMEEALTGFANTRTRVVWRRGVAHIYVGRRDRKAPSEAEAFLREMGLLGLSAKDKHLPERVFGLSREGVARLLGRLWVGDGGVDTKGRLIHYATASEALARGVQHLLLRLGLQSRLVEKRFPYRGGRKGFVVYLLGGLEAAWRFGELVGPYLLGKRKRDLEALLSSWKEVGRSTKDILPLAFLPLVRDALAQASRGRVGDFLEAHGLAQGLLRPSKGRLGLSRTTLARLSALTGSLALLRLATAEIYWDRVEAIEPLGEEEVYDLTVEGTHTFLAEDVIVHNSHAAAYSLLSYQTAYVKAHYPVEFMAALLTVERHDSDKVAEYIRDARAMGIEVLPPDINRSGFDFKVVGEEILFGLSAVKNVGEGAARAILEERERGGRFRSLGDFLKRLDEKVVNKRTLESLIKAGAFDAFGDRARLLASLDPLLRWAAESRERERSGMMGLFAEVEEPSLAEAPPLDEITRLRYEKEALGIYVSGHPVLRYPGLREVAGCALEELSDFIRGLPPRPRVLLAGMVEEVVRKPTRSGGMMARFTLSDETGALEVVVFGRAYEGVSPKLKEDTPLLVLAEVEREEGGLRVMAQAAWTYEEVAEAPKALEVEVDHALLDEAGVALLKSLLDEYPGTLPLYLRVQGPFGEAILSLRENRVGEEVLGALEAEGFRAYLVPDREAFLQGNGGGGPKEEVVPF; from the coding sequence ATGGGCTCTAGGCTCCGGTTCGCTCACCTGCACCAGCACACCCAGTTCTCCCTCCTGGACGGGGCGGCGAAGCTTTCTGACCTTCTTGAGTGGGTGAAGAAGGTTTCCCCCGAGGACCCTGCCCTGGCCATGACCGACCACGGCAACCTCTTCGGGGCGGTGGAGTTCTACAAGAAGGCCACCGCCATGGGGATTAAACCCATCATCGGCTACGAGGCTTACGTGGCCGCGGAAAGCCGCTTTGACCGCAAAAGGGGGAAGGGCCTGGACGGGGGGTACTTCCACCTCACCCTTCTCGCCAAGGACTTCAAGGGCTACCAGAACCTGGTGCGCCTGGCAAGCCGGGCCTACCTGGAGGGTTTTTACGAAAAACCCCGCATCGACCGCGAGATCTTAAAGGAGCATGCAGAGGGGCTTATCGCCCTTTCGGGGTGCCTGGGGGCGGAGATCCCCCAGTTCATCCTGCAGGACCGCCTGGACCTGGCCGAGGCCCGGCTGAACGAGTACCTCTCCATCTTCGGCGACCGCTTTTTCATCGAGATCCAGAACCACGGCCTGCCCGAGCAAAGGAAGGTTAACCAGGTCTTGAGGGAGTTCGCCCGGAAGTACGGCCTGGGGATGGTGGCTACCAACGACGGCCACTACGTGCGGAAGGAGGATGCCCGGGCCCACGAGGTGCTTCTCGCTATCCAGTCCAAGAGCACCCTGGATGACCCCGAGCGCTGGCGTTTCCCTTGCGACGAGTTTTACGTGAAGACCCCAGAGGAGATGCGGGCCATGCTCCCGGAGGAGGAGTGGGGCGACGAACCCTTTGATAACACGGTGGAGATCGCCCGCATGTGCAACGTGGACCTGCCCATCGGGGACAAGATGACCTACCGCATCCCCCGCTTCCCCCTCCCCGAGGGGCGCACCGAGGCCCAGTACCTGCGGGAGCTCACCTTCAAGGGGCTTCTTGCCCGGTATCCGGACCGCATCACCGAGGGGTTTTACCGGGAGGTCTTCCGCCTTCTGGGAAAGATGCCGCCCCATGGGGACGGGGAAGCCCTGGCGGAAGCCTTGGCCCAGTTGGAGGGGAAGGCCTGGGAAGCCCTTCTGCTCAAGCTACCCCCGTTGGAGGGGGTGAGGGAGTGGACGGCGGGGGCCATTTTGCACCGGGCCCTTTACGAGCTTTCCGTGATCGAGCGGATGGGTTTTCCCGGCTACTTCCTTATCGTTCAGGACTACATCAACTGGGCCAGGAAAAACGGGGTTTCCGTGGGGCCGGGCCGGGGAAGCGCCGCCGGAAGCCTGGTGGCCTACGCCGTGGGCATCACCAACATCGACCCCTTGCGCTTCGGCCTCCTCTTTGAGCGTTTCTTGAACCCTGAGCGGGTTTCCATGCCCGACATCGACACGGACTTCTCCGACCGGGAACGGGACCGGGTGATCCAGTATGTGCGCGGGCGCTACGGGGAAGACAAGGTGGCCCAGATCGGCACCTTCGGTAGCCTGGCCTCCAAGGCGGCCCTCAAGGATGTGGCCCGGGTTTACGGCATCCCCCACAAAAAGGCGGAGGAGCTGGCCAAGCTGATCCCGGTGCAGTTCGGCAAGCCCAAGCCCCTGGCCGAGGCCATAGAGCTGGTGCCGGAGCTAAAGGCGGAGATGGAAAAAGACCCCCGGGTGCGGGAGGTCCTCGAGGTGGCCATGCGCCTCGAGGGTCTGAACCGCCATGCTTCCGTGCACGCCGCTGGGGTGGTGATCGCCGCCGAGCCCCTCACGGACCTGGTGCCCCTTATGCGGGACCAGGAGGGACGGCCCGTGACCCAGTACGACATGGGGGCGGTGGAGGCCCTGGGGCTTTTGAAGATGGACTTCCTGGGCTTGCGCACCCTCACCTTCCTGGACGAGGCCAAGAAGATCGTGAAGGAGTCCAAGGGGGTGGAGCTGGACTACGACCGCCTGCCGTTGGACGACCCCAAGACCTTTGCCCTCTTGGCGCGGGGGGAGACCAAGGGGGTTTTCCAGCTGGAATCGGGAGGGATGACCGCTACGGTGCGGGGGCTAAAGCCCAGGCGCCTCGAGGACATCATCGCCCTGGTTTCCCTCTACCGCCCGGGGCCCATGGAGCACATCCCCACCTACATCCGCCGCCACCACGGTCAGGAGCCGGTGAGCTACGTGGAATTCCCCCATGCGGAGAAGTACCTGAGGCCCATCCTGGAGGAAACCTACGGCATCCCCGTCTACCAGGAGCAGATCATGCAGATTGCCTCCCAGGTGGCGGGCTACTCCCTGGGGGAGGCGGACCTCCTCCGAAGGGCCATGGGCAAAAAGAAGGTGGAGGAGATGCAGAAGCACCGGGAGCGCTTCGTGCGGGGGGCGAAGGAGCGGGGCGTGCCCGAGGAGGAGGCCAACCGGCTTTTTGACATGCTGGAGGCCTTCGCCAACTACGGCTTCAACAAGTGCCTGCCGGGAAGGGCCCGGGTGCTGGACTACCGTACGGGAAAGCGGGTGCCCATAGAAGCCATCGTCCGGGGGGAAGCGAAAGGGGTCTGGGTGGTTTCCTTGGACGAGAGCACCCTGCGCCTGGTGCCGAGGCCGGTGGTGGCCGCCTTCGAAAGCGGCCGGGCCATGGTCTACCGCCTGCGCACCGCCACGGGAAGGGTCCTGGAGGCCACGGCCAACCACCCCCTCTACACCCCAGAGGGTTGGCGGGAGTTGGGCGCCCTTCGCCCAGAGGACTTTGTGGCCCTGCCCAGGCACCTTCCCTACCAGCCCTCGGAGGACCTGAAGCCCCATGAGCTGGACCTTCTGGGCTTCGCCCTTAGCGAGGGGAACCTCCGCCATCCCTCTGGCTTTTACCTCTACACCTCCTCGGAGGAGGAGCTGGCCGCTATGGAGGAGGCCTTGACGGGCTTTGCCAACACCCGCACCCGGGTGGTCTGGCGCCGGGGGGTGGCCCATATCTACGTGGGCCGGCGGGACCGCAAGGCTCCTTCGGAGGCGGAAGCCTTCTTGAGGGAGATGGGGCTTTTGGGGCTTTCCGCCAAGGACAAGCATCTTCCCGAAAGGGTCTTTGGCCTTTCCCGGGAAGGGGTGGCCCGGCTTCTTGGGCGCCTGTGGGTGGGGGATGGGGGGGTGGACACCAAGGGTAGGCTCATCCATTACGCCACGGCCTCTGAGGCCCTTGCCCGGGGAGTCCAGCACCTGCTCCTCCGCCTGGGCTTGCAAAGCCGCCTGGTGGAGAAGCGCTTTCCCTATAGAGGGGGCCGGAAAGGATTTGTGGTCTACCTCCTGGGGGGCCTCGAGGCAGCCTGGCGCTTTGGGGAGCTGGTGGGACCGTACCTCCTCGGCAAGAGGAAGCGGGACCTGGAGGCCCTTCTTTCCTCCTGGAAGGAGGTGGGCCGGAGCACCAAGGACATCCTGCCTCTGGCCTTTCTCCCCCTGGTAAGAGATGCTTTGGCCCAGGCTTCCAGGGGTAGGGTGGGGGATTTTCTGGAGGCCCATGGCTTAGCCCAGGGTCTTTTGCGGCCCAGCAAGGGCCGCCTGGGGCTTTCCCGCACCACCCTGGCCCGCCTTTCGGCCCTCACGGGAAGCCTGGCCCTGTTGCGCCTGGCCACCGCGGAGATCTACTGGGACCGGGTGGAGGCCATAGAGCCTCTTGGGGAAGAGGAAGTCTATGACCTCACCGTGGAGGGAACCCATACCTTCCTGGCCGAGGATGTGATCGTCCACAACTCCCATGCCGCCGCCTACAGCCTCCTCTCCTACCAGACCGCCTACGTGAAGGCCCACTACCCGGTGGAGTTCATGGCCGCCCTCCTCACCGTGGAGCGGCACGATTCCGACAAGGTGGCGGAGTACATCCGCGACGCCCGGGCCATGGGCATAGAGGTCCTTCCCCCCGACATCAACCGCTCGGGCTTTGACTTCAAGGTGGTGGGGGAGGAGATCCTCTTTGGCCTCTCCGCGGTGAAGAACGTGGGGGAAGGGGCCGCTAGGGCCATCTTGGAGGAGAGGGAGCGGGGGGGGCGCTTCCGGAGTCTGGGAGACTTCCTCAAGCGCCTGGACGAGAAGGTGGTGAACAAGCGCACCTTGGAGTCCCTCATCAAGGCGGGGGCCTTTGACGCCTTTGGGGACAGGGCCCGGTTGCTGGCTTCCTTGGACCCTCTCCTCCGGTGGGCGGCGGAAAGCCGGGAGCGGGAGCGATCCGGCATGATGGGCCTCTTCGCCGAGGTGGAGGAGCCTTCCCTGGCGGAGGCCCCGCCCCTGGACGAGATCACCCGGCTCCGCTACGAGAAGGAGGCTTTGGGCATCTACGTTTCCGGCCATCCGGTGCTGCGCTACCCGGGCCTGAGGGAGGTGGCGGGCTGCGCCCTGGAGGAGCTTTCCGACTTCATTCGGGGCCTCCCCCCAAGGCCCAGGGTGCTTCTTGCGGGCATGGTGGAGGAGGTGGTGCGCAAACCCACCCGCAGCGGGGGCATGATGGCCCGTTTTACCCTTTCCGACGAGACCGGGGCCCTCGAGGTGGTGGTTTTCGGCCGGGCTTACGAGGGGGTTTCCCCGAAGCTCAAGGAGGACACCCCTCTCCTGGTCCTGGCGGAGGTGGAGCGGGAGGAGGGGGGGCTTAGGGTCATGGCCCAGGCTGCCTGGACCTATGAGGAGGTGGCCGAGGCCCCCAAGGCCCTGGAGGTGGAGGTGGACCATGCCCTCTTGGACGAGGCGGGCGTGGCCCTCCTCAAAAGCCTCTTGGACGAATACCCGGGAACCCTCCCCCTTTACCTCAGGGTGCAGGGGCCCTTCGGGGAGGCTATCCTCTCCTTGCGGGAAAACCGGGTGGGGGAAGAGGTCCTGGGGGCCCTCGAGGCCGAGGGGTTCCGCGCCTACCTGGTCCCGGATCGGGAGGCCTTCCTCCAGGGCAACGGGGGAGGTGGGCCCAAGGAGGAGGTGGTGCCCTTTTAG
- the groL gene encoding chaperonin GroEL (60 kDa chaperone family; promotes refolding of misfolded polypeptides especially under stressful conditions; forms two stacked rings of heptamers to form a barrel-shaped 14mer; ends can be capped by GroES; misfolded proteins enter the barrel where they are refolded when GroES binds): MAKILVFDEAARRALERGVNAVADAVKVTLGPRGRNVVLEKKFGSPTITKDGVTVAKEIELENHLENIGAQLLKEVASKTNDVAGDGTTTATVLAQAIVREGLKNVAAGANPLALKRGIEKAVEAAVEKIRSLAIAVEDRKAIEEVATISANDPDVGKLIADAMEKVGKEGIITVEESKSLETELKFVEGYQFDKGYISPYFVTNPEAMEAVLEDAFILIVEKKVSNVRELLPILEQVAQTGKPLLLIAEDVEGEALATLVVNKLRGTLNVAAVKAPGFGDRRKEMLKDIAAVTGGTVISEELGFKLENATLSMLGRAERVRITKDETTIVGGKGKKEDIEARINGIKKELETTDSEYAKEKLQERLAKLAGGVAVIRVGAATETELKEKKHRFEDALNATRAAVEEGIVPGGGVALLRAISAVDELLKKLEGDEATGAKIVRRALEEPARQIAENAGYEGSVVVQKILSETKNLRLGFNAATGEYVDMVEAGIVDPAKVTRSALQNAASIGSLILTTEAVVAEKPEKKEATPAPAGGGDMDF; the protein is encoded by the coding sequence ATGGCGAAGATCCTAGTGTTTGACGAAGCGGCCCGCCGGGCCTTGGAGCGCGGCGTGAACGCGGTGGCCGATGCGGTGAAGGTGACCCTGGGCCCCCGGGGCCGGAACGTGGTCCTGGAGAAGAAGTTCGGCTCCCCAACCATCACCAAGGACGGGGTGACGGTGGCCAAGGAGATCGAGCTGGAAAACCACCTGGAGAACATTGGGGCCCAGCTCCTCAAGGAGGTGGCTTCCAAGACCAACGACGTGGCCGGTGACGGCACCACCACCGCCACCGTCTTGGCCCAGGCCATCGTGCGGGAGGGCCTGAAGAACGTGGCCGCCGGCGCCAACCCCCTGGCCCTCAAGCGGGGCATCGAGAAGGCGGTGGAGGCGGCGGTGGAGAAGATCCGCTCCCTGGCCATCGCCGTGGAGGACCGCAAGGCCATCGAGGAGGTGGCCACCATCTCCGCCAACGACCCCGACGTGGGCAAGCTGATCGCCGACGCCATGGAGAAGGTGGGGAAGGAGGGGATCATCACCGTTGAGGAGTCCAAGAGCCTGGAGACCGAGCTGAAGTTCGTGGAGGGGTACCAGTTTGACAAGGGGTACATCTCCCCCTACTTCGTCACCAACCCCGAGGCCATGGAGGCGGTTCTGGAGGACGCCTTCATCCTCATCGTGGAGAAGAAGGTCTCCAACGTGCGCGAACTCCTCCCCATCCTGGAGCAGGTGGCCCAGACGGGCAAGCCCCTCCTCCTGATCGCCGAGGACGTGGAGGGCGAGGCCCTGGCCACCCTGGTGGTGAACAAGCTCCGGGGCACCCTGAACGTGGCCGCGGTGAAGGCTCCCGGCTTTGGTGACCGCCGTAAGGAGATGCTCAAGGACATCGCCGCCGTCACCGGGGGCACCGTCATCTCCGAGGAGCTCGGCTTCAAGCTGGAGAATGCCACCCTCTCCATGCTGGGCCGGGCCGAGCGGGTGCGGATCACCAAGGACGAGACCACCATCGTGGGGGGCAAGGGCAAGAAGGAGGACATCGAGGCCCGCATCAACGGCATCAAGAAGGAGCTGGAGACCACGGACAGCGAGTACGCCAAGGAGAAGCTCCAGGAGCGCCTGGCCAAGCTGGCGGGGGGCGTGGCGGTGATCCGGGTGGGGGCCGCCACCGAGACCGAGCTCAAGGAGAAGAAGCACCGCTTTGAGGACGCCCTGAACGCCACCCGGGCCGCGGTGGAGGAGGGCATTGTGCCGGGCGGTGGCGTGGCGCTTCTTCGGGCCATCAGCGCCGTGGACGAGCTCCTCAAGAAGCTGGAGGGGGACGAGGCCACCGGGGCCAAGATCGTGCGCCGGGCCCTGGAGGAGCCTGCTCGCCAGATCGCGGAGAACGCGGGCTACGAGGGCTCCGTGGTGGTCCAGAAGATCCTCTCCGAGACCAAGAACCTGCGCCTCGGCTTCAACGCCGCCACCGGGGAGTACGTGGACATGGTGGAGGCGGGCATCGTGGACCCCGCCAAGGTGACCCGCTCCGCCCTGCAGAACGCCGCTTCCATTGGCTCCCTCATCCTCACCACCGAGGCGGTGGTGGCCGAGAAGCCCGAGAAGAAGGAGGCCACCCCCGCTCCCGCGGGCGGCGGCGACATGGACTTCTAA
- the groES gene encoding co-chaperone GroES — protein MATEVKTVIKPLGDRVVVKRIEEEPKTKGGIVLPDTAKEKPQKGKVIAVGSGRILENGQKVPLEVKEGDIVVFAKYGGTEIEIDGEEYVILSERDLLAVLQ, from the coding sequence ATGGCTACGGAGGTGAAGACGGTGATCAAGCCCCTAGGCGACAGGGTTGTGGTGAAGCGGATTGAGGAGGAGCCCAAGACCAAGGGCGGCATCGTGCTCCCCGACACCGCCAAGGAGAAACCCCAAAAGGGCAAGGTGATTGCGGTGGGCTCGGGCCGCATCCTGGAGAACGGGCAGAAGGTGCCCCTCGAGGTCAAGGAGGGGGACATCGTGGTCTTCGCCAAGTACGGCGGAACCGAGATTGAGATTGACGGCGAGGAATACGTGATCCTTTCCGAGCGCGACCTTCTGGCAGTCTTGCAGTAA
- a CDS encoding DUF58 domain-containing protein: MGLEPRGLSGVAWGRIRVKLPLPYRYRRRGEYPLGFTLLLRSPLGLGEKLLRLEAGKALVYPSLRPLPPYEPAPSFFLEGKTEPFGLPDPLEAKGLRSYQPGDPLRLLAKQASLRQGRPFVREVEKSLLGSLFLHLDTQSLHPAYLDHAANLAAWLLLLAEKKGAQYGLSAGEVLPLGRGKAHLVRALSLLARLEPTQAPSLPPKAPPGSTYFLITQAAEQAFLKAALRGSAQARQGVLLLLPEGYFLYPGEKGRLALGKTPGLARALAMEGLLLAHGLELRVVRGHQTLVL, from the coding sequence TTGGGCTTAGAACCCCGGGGCCTCTCTGGGGTGGCCTGGGGAAGGATCCGGGTAAAGCTTCCCCTCCCTTACCGCTACCGCCGTCGGGGGGAATACCCTCTGGGCTTCACCCTTCTGCTAAGGAGCCCCTTGGGCCTAGGGGAAAAGCTTTTGCGCCTCGAGGCGGGTAAGGCCCTGGTCTATCCTTCCCTGCGGCCCCTACCCCCCTATGAGCCCGCTCCCAGCTTCTTCCTGGAGGGGAAAACCGAGCCTTTCGGCCTGCCGGATCCCCTCGAGGCCAAGGGCCTCCGCTCCTACCAGCCTGGAGACCCCTTGCGCCTCCTGGCCAAGCAGGCAAGCCTCCGCCAGGGCCGCCCCTTTGTACGGGAGGTGGAAAAGAGCCTTCTGGGAAGCCTCTTCCTCCACCTGGACACCCAAAGCCTCCACCCCGCCTACCTGGACCATGCGGCCAACCTCGCCGCCTGGCTCCTTCTCCTGGCGGAGAAAAAGGGAGCCCAGTATGGCCTTTCTGCCGGAGAGGTCCTGCCTTTAGGCCGGGGAAAGGCCCACCTGGTAAGGGCCCTTTCGCTTCTAGCCCGCTTAGAGCCCACCCAAGCCCCCTCCCTCCCCCCCAAAGCCCCTCCTGGAAGCACCTACTTCCTCATCACCCAGGCGGCGGAACAAGCCTTCCTCAAGGCAGCCTTAAGGGGAAGCGCCCAAGCCCGGCAGGGGGTTCTCCTCCTCCTCCCCGAGGGTTATTTCCTTTACCCAGGGGAAAAGGGCCGGCTGGCCTTGGGCAAGACCCCGGGCCTGGCCCGGGCCCTGGCCATGGAGGGCCTTCTCCTGGCCCACGGGCTTGAGCTTCGGGTGGTGCGGGGCCACCAGACCCTGGTCTTATAA